GCAGCCTTGGCATCCAGGACTCGGGTGGCTCTGAGGTCGCCTGGGAACCCCAGAAGGTCAGtgacagagaacagtttctctgtGGTCCCAGTGACCACTGAGTATGTGTGggataattttgtcttttgtcacAGTTGACAAAGTATAAGATTCCTAACCGCAGAAAGCCCATCTCACCACCTGGGTTTCTTGTCTTTTCTGTGTGAAGCCAACTCCTTCCTTGGTTCTCTACCCCCTTTTCTCTCCCATGCCTCTCATCTCTCATGAGGGTAGCTCAGGACCAAAGAGCATCGTGACACCTGGGAGCAACTAAGGTTGGATTTTCTGGGTCAGGGCCATCGTCTCATTCTGCAGGGAGCACGGGGACCTTTGTCCAGGCAGGAGCAGTCTGTGGGCCCGCCCTGAATCCTGGGAGATGCTTCCCTCCACACTCGCATTTGCCCAGGTGTGGACTCTTGTATGTGAGACGCTCTTCACTTAGGGTGTtgccttgttcttttttgttttctgagacagggtctcactgtgtctacccaggctggagtgcagtggcccagtcagAGCCTACTGAAGCTTCAaccgcccaggctcaagtgatcctcctgcctcagcccctcaagtagctgggactacagatgtgcaccaccacactggctaattctaaaacaatattttgtagaggtcgggcgcggtggctcacacctgtaatctcagcactttgggagggtgaggcgggcggatcacctgaaggtcaggagtttgagaccagcctggccaacatggtgaaaccccgtctctactaaaaataatgagTTGGGCATGggtgcatgcacctgtaatcctggctactcgagaggctgaggcaggagaattgcttgaacctgggaggcgcaggttgcagtgagccgagatcacaccactgcactccagcctgggcgacagaaaaaaaaaaaatttagagacatggtctcactatgttgcccaggcttgtctcaaaactcctgagctcaagcaatcttcccaattcccaaagtgctgggattacaggtgtgggccaccgtgcctggcccggtTGTCTTGTTCTTGAAGCTTCCAATCTAGCAGGCCCCACCACATATCCAGTGCTGCAGAGTGCAGGGTGTGCTCTGCCTGTCACAGGAGCCAGGGGACAGCAAGGGCACTGCAGCTGGGAGTCCAGTGGGCATCAgtcactgcccccacccccacgtCAGCCAAGGTCGGCCTCGGCTGGCCTCACCACGCACAGAGCACTGGCTCATGCCAAGAGGCAGAAGTCAAACTTTGATGTTGCCGCCAACGAGTTTTGTGATCCTGGGTAAGTATGTGGTCTCGAATCTCCAAATCCTAGAAGAATGACCACAGAGTCTACCATGGGTCCGTCCCTGGGCTGCACGTTGTAATGGTATCATTGTGTTTCATGCTCCCTCAAGCCTGTTGCTTTGTTTTGAAGGTGAGAAACAGGCTTGTAGTTTGTGTGGTCATGGCAAGTTCAGTGGCAAAGCTGGCATCAAGTGTCAGGGCTTCTTCCAGATTGCCTGGGTGGCAGCACTGCAGGGACCCACTCTGTTGCTGCTTTCACATCCCTTTGTAAGCAGTACAGCccaactttttttgagatggagtttcactcttgttcccctggctggagtgcaatggcatatcggctcactgcaacctccgcctcccaggttcaagtgattctcctgcctcagccccgagtagctgtgattacaggcaggcgccaccacgcccgactaatttttctatttttagtagacagggcttcaccatgttggccagactggtctcgaactcctgacctcaagtgatccacctgcctcggcctcccaaagtactgggattacaggcgtgaaccaccacccccagccttctgtttttaagacagggtatcactctgtcacccaggctggagtgcaatggtgccatctcagctcatagcagcctccaactcccgggctgaagtgatcctcctgagtagctgggatcacaggcactcaccaccacgtttggctaattttttgtagaggtggggtttcatcatgtttcccaagctagtctcaaactcctggactaaagcaaTCTGCTTGAGCATTCCaatctgcctcggccttccaaagtgctgggattcaggcatgagccactgctcccagtctacaacccaagtttcttttttttttttttttggggacagagtctcactcagttgcccaggctggagtggaatggcacgatctcggctcactgcaacctctgcctccgaggttcaagtgattctcctgcctcagcctcctgagtagctgagattacaggcatgtgccaccatgcctggttaatttttgtatttttagtagtgatagggTTTCGTtttgttgaccaggttggtcttgaacccctggcctcgggtgatctgcccgcctcggcctcctaaagtgctgggattacagacatgagccactgcacccggccaacaccCAACTTTCAGAGCATCTTTGGTTCTTGGGGTGAGAGAAGCCAGACCCCAGCTTTTCTATCCTACCCGGAGCTCGGTGCTGCCACCTGTGCAGCTGCAGAACCTGGCAGGCTCTGGAGAGCTGCTCCCAGGTGGGAGATGGCAGGATGGAGCCAGCCCACCCCTTTCCAGATGTCTCTAGGCCCTCCCTGCTCAAACCTCCTTTGTAGGCACTGGTGACCCGATTCTAAGGTCCCCAGGAGATGGATCACCTGATGACGTGTCTTGTTTTTGGAAAGCCTGGTCATGCAATTTAGCAGATGGTTTGGGGTGAGGTGGAAGGCATTTATTTGCTTTGTCTTGCTAACTCTCAAAATCAAAGCCTGTCCCAGCCTAACAGCTTCCAGCAGAAAGTGTCTGAACTAGAGGCCCAGCCAAGGCCCAGGCAGGGCTCGTGGTCCTGCTGGGCCCTGGCATTGTTCTTACAAATGGAGGGCATGGCCATCTTCTCTTTCAGGGACAGGCTGGCTTGACATGGAAGGTGAAGCAAGGCAGCAGCCCCTGCCTCCGGGAGAATGCTGCCGACTCCAGCGCCAGGGAGCCGAGGGGTCCTGGGAAGGAGCTATGGAGTCCTGCCCAGCAGGTCACCGCCACCTCCTCTAAATGGGTGCAGTTTGTCCTGTCACCTAGAAACAGTTCACACGTGGACAGAGAGCAGCCAACGCCTCttcagagggaccctgggccagCTGCTCCAGCACAGGCTAAGCAAGGGACCCCCGGGACCCCCAGAGCACAGGCCTCAATGGAAGGCCTCAGCAGGCCCACCGACGCTGTCCAGCTTCCTCGGGCCACACACCCCACCACATCCGGGCCTGAGAGGCCCTGTGGGAAGACCTCATGGGACTCAAGGACTCCCTGGGCAGAGGGTGGGCCCCTGGTCCAGGAGACACAGAATCCCCGACTCCCACGACTATGTGACTTCTTTACAACTGGTGAAGACTTTGATGATGATCTGTGATCTGGGACTGGCAGGTTATTATTAATCGAGATACACTTGTTAGGAGGGACAGGGTTCCCTAAGGCACTTTTAAAGCTACTGTGTAAGAACCACCAATAAACTTACTGTCAAACAGATCATTTCTCTCTATGCAAATATCATTGGTTAAAGTGCTGATGCCATTTAATTAGATTGTT
The Chlorocebus sabaeus isolate Y175 chromosome 23, mChlSab1.0.hap1, whole genome shotgun sequence DNA segment above includes these coding regions:
- the MRNIP gene encoding MRN complex-interacting protein isoform X2; its protein translation is MAPPQPCRVLCCCSCRLFQAHQVKKSAKWTCKACGEKQSFLREKSQPSESRWLKYLEKDSQEPELEGRGVCFSKQPSSKTEEPGPRLSQDLPRKRKWSQSTVQPPCSLGIQDSGGSEVAWEPQKGQAGLTWKVKQGSSPCLRENAADSSAREPRGPGKELWSPAQQVTATSSKWVQFVLSPRNSSHVDREQPTPLQRDPGPAAPAQAKQGTPGTPRAQASMEGLSRPTDAVQLPRATHPTTSGPERPCGKTSWDSRTPWAEGGPLVQETQNPRLPRLCDFFTTGEDFDDDL
- the MRNIP gene encoding MRN complex-interacting protein isoform X1, translated to MAPPQPCRVLCCCSCRLFQAHQVKKSAKWTCKACGEKQSFLRAYGEGSGADCRRHVQKLNLLQGQVSELPLRSLEETLGAGEEENVGHQQAGNVKQQEKSQPSESRWLKYLEKDSQEPELEGRGVCFSKQPSSKTEEPGPRLSQDLPRKRKWSQSTVQPPCSLGIQDSGGSEVAWEPQKGQAGLTWKVKQGSSPCLRENAADSSAREPRGPGKELWSPAQQVTATSSKWVQFVLSPRNSSHVDREQPTPLQRDPGPAAPAQAKQGTPGTPRAQASMEGLSRPTDAVQLPRATHPTTSGPERPCGKTSWDSRTPWAEGGPLVQETQNPRLPRLCDFFTTGEDFDDDL